The Sphingobacteriales bacterium genome has a segment encoding these proteins:
- a CDS encoding gliding motility-associated C-terminal domain-containing protein — translation MGNWDTSAATSCFVANQGQWRSDILYRADVPQGALFIEKNRWTFNFMEAVDMHAPVHQSLPQKGHAYRLHFLGSNSNNIQGEQPLTTYHNYFKGNNKENWATRVPLFEQVAYQRLYPNIQAKIYFNNNSAGLKYDFIVEKGGDFRDIQLLYEGIDNICIENGKLKITTSVNEIVEQEPVAYQVIKGEKKQVPCAFVLRGNVVNFEIAGKYNKKFPLVIDPQVIFSSFTGSVADNWGFTATYDADGDLYAGGIAFGAGYPTTVGAYDLSANDAGGDRFDVAISKFSSDGSVLLYSTYLGGSEGEMPHSLIVNNNEQLVVFGTSGSNNFPTTATAYDASFNAGAPVTIFEDFFGNGGYDYPQGSDIFISIFSEDGDNLVGSTLFGGNNRDGMNSTGTTSLEYNYGDRSRGEVIVDANNRIYIATCSNSNNLPTSPFSFQSNKSGAQDAVVAAFNADASALLWCTYLGGSEDDAAYGLKIGDDGSVYVSGGTRSSNFPMSSGFDTNFNGGQADGFLVRLSGNGNNLLNSTFLGTTAYDQAYFVEIDKEDNIYTVGQTRGSYQVTSTYGSVFSNTNAKQFIHKFNTNLTATLFSTTFGSSNSTDVNISPTAFLVDECLRIYVSGWGGEVNIFHNPETGTTQGMPLSGDATQNSTDGSDMYFISLDENAKNLLYGSYFGGSGSGEHVDGGTSRFNKEGIIYQAVCAGCSGTDNFPTTAGSWSVTNNSDNCNLGAVKINFDPNIIYAAALVNPQPTGCVPFTVQFQNLSNRGQQFFWDLGDGTTSTEVAPTHIYNSIDTFLVTLIAVDSNACNIADTITTQVFVPDSSQVIQTDFSYQLPAKCDPYTVNFDNLSVTQDSLSSYPTLYWTFGDGNFSFERDSTAHTYTEAGTYTASLVINTDFPCFNSDEAAYTFTIPENPMADASFLSPTEGCAPYNATFTAQDDAQQYLWTFSDGGSAEGKSVSHFFENEGTYNIQLIAIDSTTCNIADTVQQSLLVSPTPVAFFTFVPDTAYVNQEVQFTNKSTPANGIFFWDFGDGDTSVQVSPIHKFTQVGINVVCLKVNVAGSVCEDIFCDTLYVSDEYALGVPNAFSPNGDMLNDTLKMQGYGLESVVLKIFNRWGEKVFETDNLETGWDGTYKGEPQEMDVYVYLVEAVLPRGRPEIRKGNITLMR, via the coding sequence TTGGGAAATTGGGATACAAGTGCTGCTACTTCCTGTTTTGTTGCCAATCAAGGACAATGGCGGTCGGATATTCTGTATCGCGCCGATGTGCCGCAGGGGGCTTTATTTATAGAAAAAAATCGTTGGACATTTAATTTTATGGAGGCAGTGGATATGCACGCTCCTGTGCATCAGTCCTTACCCCAAAAAGGACACGCCTACCGCCTTCATTTTTTGGGCAGCAACAGCAACAATATTCAGGGAGAGCAGCCGCTGACGACTTATCACAATTATTTTAAAGGAAACAACAAAGAAAACTGGGCAACCCGTGTTCCGTTGTTTGAGCAGGTTGCTTATCAGCGTTTATATCCAAATATTCAGGCAAAAATTTATTTCAACAATAACAGTGCTGGTCTTAAATACGATTTTATCGTAGAAAAAGGCGGCGATTTTCGCGATATTCAGCTTTTGTATGAAGGTATAGACAATATTTGCATTGAAAACGGCAAACTCAAAATTACGACTTCGGTGAATGAAATCGTGGAGCAAGAGCCTGTCGCTTATCAGGTTATCAAAGGAGAAAAAAAACAAGTTCCCTGTGCTTTTGTGCTGCGCGGCAATGTGGTAAATTTTGAAATAGCGGGCAAATACAACAAAAAATTTCCTTTGGTGATTGACCCGCAAGTTATTTTTTCTTCTTTTACCGGCTCTGTTGCCGACAACTGGGGCTTCACCGCCACCTACGATGCCGATGGCGATTTGTATGCAGGCGGTATCGCTTTCGGGGCGGGCTACCCCACTACTGTCGGTGCTTACGACCTCAGTGCCAACGATGCCGGCGGCGACCGCTTTGATGTGGCTATTTCCAAATTCAGTTCCGATGGCTCGGTGCTTTTGTACTCTACTTACTTGGGCGGCAGCGAAGGCGAAATGCCGCATAGCTTAATTGTGAACAACAATGAGCAGTTGGTGGTATTTGGCACCAGCGGCAGCAACAATTTTCCGACCACCGCCACCGCTTATGACGCTTCTTTTAATGCGGGCGCACCTGTTACCATTTTTGAGGATTTTTTCGGAAACGGCGGCTACGATTATCCGCAGGGAAGCGATATTTTTATCAGTATCTTCAGCGAAGACGGCGATAATTTGGTGGGTTCTACGCTCTTTGGCGGCAACAACCGCGATGGTATGAACAGCACCGGCACTACGAGTTTGGAATATAATTACGGCGACCGCTCGCGCGGCGAAGTGATCGTAGATGCCAACAATCGTATTTATATCGCCACTTGCAGCAATTCCAATAATTTGCCTACGTCTCCTTTTTCCTTTCAAAGCAATAAAAGCGGTGCGCAAGATGCGGTAGTGGCGGCGTTCAATGCAGATGCAAGTGCTTTGTTGTGGTGCACTTATCTGGGTGGCAGCGAAGATGATGCTGCTTATGGTTTAAAAATCGGCGATGACGGCTCGGTATATGTGAGCGGCGGCACGCGCAGCAGCAATTTTCCGATGAGCAGCGGATTTGATACCAATTTCAACGGCGGACAAGCCGATGGTTTTTTGGTGCGGCTGTCGGGCAATGGCAATAATTTACTAAATTCCACTTTTCTGGGTACTACTGCTTACGACCAAGCTTATTTTGTAGAAATTGATAAGGAAGACAATATTTATACGGTTGGTCAAACGCGCGGCAGCTATCAGGTAACCTCCACTTACGGTTCGGTTTTCAGCAACACCAATGCCAAACAATTTATTCATAAATTCAACACCAACCTCACTGCTACACTTTTTTCTACCACTTTCGGCAGCAGCAACAGCACTGATGTCAATATTTCGCCTACGGCTTTTTTGGTAGATGAATGTCTGCGGATATATGTGTCGGGCTGGGGCGGCGAGGTCAATATATTCCACAATCCCGAAACAGGCACTACACAAGGAATGCCGCTTTCCGGCGATGCCACACAAAACAGCACCGATGGCAGCGATATGTATTTTATTTCGTTAGACGAAAATGCAAAAAACCTCCTCTATGGCTCTTATTTCGGCGGCAGTGGCAGTGGCGAGCATGTAGATGGCGGCACGAGCCGTTTTAATAAAGAAGGCATCATTTATCAGGCAGTATGTGCAGGCTGTTCGGGTACGGATAATTTTCCGACCACTGCCGGCTCGTGGTCTGTTACCAACAATTCCGACAACTGCAATTTGGGAGCAGTAAAAATCAATTTTGACCCTAACATCATATACGCCGCCGCACTTGTCAATCCACAACCTACGGGCTGTGTGCCTTTTACGGTGCAGTTTCAAAATCTGAGCAATCGCGGACAGCAGTTTTTCTGGGATTTGGGCGATGGCACTACCTCCACCGAAGTTGCACCTACCCATATTTACAACAGTATCGATACTTTTTTGGTAACACTCATTGCCGTTGATTCCAATGCTTGCAACATTGCAGACACCATCACCACTCAAGTATTTGTACCCGACAGCTCGCAAGTTATACAAACGGATTTTAGCTATCAGTTGCCTGCGAAGTGCGACCCTTATACCGTAAATTTTGATAATTTATCTGTCACTCAGGATTCGCTTTCTTCTTACCCTACCCTTTACTGGACTTTCGGCGACGGCAATTTTTCTTTTGAGCGCGACTCCACTGCTCATACCTACACAGAGGCTGGCACTTATACCGCTTCGCTGGTTATCAACACCGATTTTCCGTGTTTCAACAGCGATGAAGCCGCTTATACTTTCACCATTCCCGAAAATCCGATGGCAGATGCTTCGTTTTTGTCGCCCACTGAAGGCTGCGCTCCTTACAATGCCACTTTTACTGCTCAGGACGATGCGCAACAATATTTGTGGACTTTCAGCGATGGCGGCAGTGCGGAAGGAAAAAGTGTGAGTCATTTTTTTGAAAACGAAGGCACTTACAACATTCAGCTCATCGCCATTGACTCCACCACCTGCAATATCGCCGATACCGTACAACAATCACTGTTGGTGTCGCCTACGCCGGTTGCTTTTTTCACTTTTGTACCCGATACGGCTTATGTCAATCAGGAAGTACAATTTACCAACAAAAGCACTCCCGCCAACGGTATCTTTTTTTGGGACTTTGGCGATGGCGACACCTCCGTACAAGTCAGCCCAATTCATAAATTTACACAAGTGGGCATCAATGTAGTGTGCTTAAAAGTAAATGTAGCAGGCAGTGTATGTGAAGATATTTTTTGCGATACTTTGTATGTAAGCGATGAATATGCTTTGGGGGTGCCAAATGCTTTTAGTCCCAATGGCGATATGCTCAACGATACGCTCAAAATGCAGGGCTACGGTTTGGAAAGTGTGGTATTGAAAATTTTTAACCGTTGGGGTGAAAAAGTTTTTGAAACCGACAATTTAGAAACAGGCTGGGACGGCACTTATAAAGGCGAGCCGCAAGAAATGGACGTATATGTGTATTTGGTGGAAGCCGTATTGCCGCGCGGCAGACCCGAAATCCGCAAAGGAAATATTACTTTGATGCGATAA
- the aroC gene encoding chorismate synthase — protein sequence MFNTFGTLFRITTFGESHGAGIGVVIDGCPAGLYIDTDFLQAELNRRRPAQSALVSQRKESDRFQILAGIYEGKSTGAPLAFFIANENARPQDYEHLQAAFRPSHADFTYQHKYGIRDPRGGGRSSARETAARVLGGAVAKLLLKNAGVEIAAWVAQVGALHYNLNDDLCLPQSASVWRDAQGRWKMGVFRAAIASNAVRCPDAEQAAAMEALIREVRKAGDTVGGVVQCLAANVPAGWGEPMYDKLQARLAAAMLGIHAVKGFDYGSGFAGAAMRGSQHNDIFEMKEGRVTTHSNFSGGVQGGISNGAELHFRVAFKPVATLMRPQPTVNTAGEAIILEGKGRHDPCVLPRAVPVVEAMTALVLADFYLLAKRQ from the coding sequence GTGTTCAATACATTTGGTACTCTTTTTCGCATCACTACTTTTGGCGAGTCGCACGGCGCGGGCATCGGTGTGGTGATAGACGGCTGTCCGGCGGGTTTGTATATAGATACAGATTTTTTGCAAGCCGAACTCAACCGCCGCCGCCCTGCTCAATCGGCATTGGTGAGCCAACGCAAAGAAAGCGACCGTTTTCAGATATTGGCAGGGATATATGAAGGAAAAAGTACGGGCGCGCCGCTTGCTTTTTTTATCGCCAACGAAAACGCCCGCCCGCAAGACTACGAACATCTGCAAGCGGCTTTTCGTCCTTCGCACGCCGATTTTACCTATCAGCACAAATATGGCATACGCGACCCGCGCGGCGGCGGACGCTCCTCTGCCCGCGAAACGGCGGCGCGTGTGCTGGGTGGTGCTGTTGCCAAATTATTGCTGAAAAATGCGGGTGTAGAGATAGCGGCGTGGGTGGCACAAGTGGGGGCATTGCACTACAATTTGAACGATGATTTGTGTTTGCCGCAGTCGGCTTCGGTGTGGCGCGATGCGCAGGGGCGGTGGAAGATGGGGGTGTTCAGGGCGGCAATAGCAAGTAATGCGGTGCGTTGCCCCGATGCGGAGCAGGCGGCGGCAATGGAGGCACTGATACGCGAAGTGCGCAAAGCGGGCGATACAGTGGGCGGGGTGGTGCAGTGTTTGGCGGCAAATGTTCCGGCAGGTTGGGGCGAGCCGATGTATGATAAGTTACAGGCGCGTTTGGCGGCGGCGATGTTGGGTATTCACGCAGTGAAAGGCTTTGATTATGGCAGCGGCTTTGCAGGGGCAGCGATGCGCGGCTCGCAACACAACGATATATTTGAAATGAAAGAAGGGCGGGTAACCACGCACAGCAATTTTTCGGGCGGGGTGCAAGGTGGTATCAGCAATGGGGCGGAGTTGCATTTTCGGGTGGCATTTAAGCCGGTGGCTACGCTGATGCGCCCGCAGCCCACTGTGAATACGGCGGGCGAAGCGATAATATTGGAGGGCAAAGGTAGGCACGACCCTTGTGTGTTGCCGCGAGCCGTGCCGGTGGTAGAGGCAATGACGGCGTTGGTATTGGCAGATTTTTATTTGCTGGCGAAACGGCAGTAG
- a CDS encoding lamin tail domain-containing protein, with the protein MCFCSGIAAFGQCNELFISEYVEGYGNNRALEIYNPTANPVDLSQYSVGRFSNGATAFTGIAIPAATLAPYSAYTIVLDKRDAAGTGLETPIWNGYQAIDACLDELTNEPILDSNGDTVYCVQYDTSGAPIVGTVYTDWLDLEGRGDAFVCPVYNTNNAMYFNGDDAVALIKGTTVNNDGSNLLDVVGVIGIDPGEQWETADGVWLTKDKTLRRKDNVQKGKLYVASIGDNFTGDEWEIWDKNTFTGLGEHGCTCDPNYTGIDNFTNIGIAMNPNPAMDFVNISAPQMMLSVQIIGTNGQVVMNQILHTQQARLALNDLSAALYVIKINLEDGRTATQKLLVR; encoded by the coding sequence TTGTGTTTTTGCTCAGGTATTGCCGCTTTCGGTCAGTGCAACGAGTTGTTTATTTCGGAGTATGTAGAGGGATATGGCAACAACCGCGCCTTGGAAATTTACAATCCCACCGCCAATCCGGTTGATTTGTCGCAATATTCCGTAGGGCGTTTCAGCAATGGTGCTACCGCTTTTACAGGTATTGCTATTCCGGCGGCTACTTTGGCTCCATATTCGGCATACACTATTGTACTTGATAAGCGCGATGCAGCCGGAACCGGTCTGGAAACTCCCATTTGGAACGGTTATCAAGCAATTGATGCCTGCTTAGACGAACTCACCAACGAGCCGATTCTTGATTCCAATGGCGATACCGTTTATTGTGTGCAATACGATACTTCCGGCGCACCTATCGTAGGTACGGTTTATACTGATTGGTTGGATTTGGAAGGCAGAGGCGATGCCTTTGTATGTCCGGTATATAATACCAACAATGCTATGTATTTTAATGGTGATGATGCCGTAGCTTTAATAAAAGGTACTACCGTAAATAACGATGGCAGCAACCTGTTAGATGTAGTGGGCGTAATCGGAATAGACCCGGGAGAGCAATGGGAAACTGCCGATGGCGTATGGCTCACCAAAGACAAAACTTTGCGCCGCAAAGACAATGTACAAAAAGGAAAACTGTATGTGGCATCAATAGGTGACAACTTCACTGGCGATGAATGGGAAATCTGGGACAAAAATACTTTCACAGGCTTGGGCGAACACGGCTGCACCTGCGACCCTAACTACACCGGTATTGACAATTTCACGAATATCGGCATTGCCATGAACCCGAATCCTGCAATGGACTTCGTGAACATCAGTGCGCCACAAATGATGCTTTCCGTACAGATTATCGGCACCAACGGGCAAGTAGTGATGAACCAAATACTCCATACACAACAGGCGCGTTTGGCATTGAACGATTTGAGTGCGGCTTTATATGTAATAAAAATTAATTTGGAAGACGGCAGAACTGCCACTCAAAAATTATTAGTGCGTTAA
- a CDS encoding lycopene cyclase domain-containing protein gives MFSYYAISRFVPMRAEYSWHRWVTAALLLITVFGAILYFPKLYTTSTCVLVALLLWWVWRQRINMGGVYLAYLFVFPFFLASNGMLTGSGLEAPVVWYNDVENIGLRLRTIPIEDTLYGFLMIALNILLSFYDHLKK, from the coding sequence GTGTTCAGCTACTATGCCATCAGTCGCTTTGTGCCGATGCGTGCCGAATATTCGTGGCATCGTTGGGTGACAGCGGCTCTGTTGCTCATTACAGTGTTCGGGGCGATTCTATATTTTCCTAAACTTTACACCACGTCCACCTGTGTTTTGGTGGCTTTGCTGTTGTGGTGGGTATGGCGGCAACGCATCAATATGGGTGGTGTTTATCTGGCGTATTTGTTTGTATTTCCGTTTTTTCTGGCGAGCAACGGTATGCTCACCGGCTCCGGCTTGGAGGCTCCTGTCGTGTGGTACAACGATGTCGAAAACATCGGATTACGGCTGCGCACCATTCCCATAGAAGATACACTTTATGGTTTTTTAATGATAGCCCTGAATATTTTGCTGAGTTTTTATGATCATCTGAAAAAATAG
- a CDS encoding phytoene/squalene synthase family protein: protein MKSLFDTSGLQCCKLVTHTYSTSFSLGIRLLHPDVRPAIYAIYGFVRYADEIVDTFLEYEQATLLEEFVQDYHKALERGISLNPILNTFQAVVQQYGLYHLVDSFLESMRMDLYKNDYQSSEEYERYIYGSADVVGLMCLKAFVKGDETAYQQLRPYAMRLGSAFQKVNFLRDIKDDYEMLSRSYFPNLQQNQLDEHNKADIIRDIENDFKEAYKGIIRLPAEARLGVYVAYRYYLKLLYQLQKKPAQQILRQRVRVSNPHKMLILCHSYLRYKANFL from the coding sequence ATGAAATCTTTGTTTGATACCTCCGGCTTGCAATGCTGTAAATTAGTGACACACACCTACAGCACCTCTTTTTCGTTGGGCATACGGCTGCTGCACCCCGATGTGCGTCCGGCTATTTATGCTATTTATGGTTTTGTGCGCTATGCCGACGAAATTGTGGATACTTTTTTGGAATACGAGCAGGCAACTTTGTTGGAAGAATTTGTGCAGGATTATCACAAAGCATTAGAGCGTGGTATCAGCCTCAATCCCATTCTCAATACATTTCAGGCAGTGGTGCAACAATACGGCTTATATCATTTGGTTGATTCTTTTTTGGAAAGTATGCGCATGGATTTGTATAAAAATGATTACCAAAGCAGTGAGGAATATGAGCGATATATTTACGGCTCGGCTGATGTGGTAGGGCTGATGTGTTTGAAGGCTTTTGTAAAAGGTGATGAGACTGCTTACCAACAGCTGCGTCCCTATGCGATGCGCTTGGGGTCGGCATTTCAGAAGGTGAATTTTTTGCGCGACATCAAAGATGATTACGAAATGCTGAGTCGTTCTTATTTTCCGAATTTACAACAAAACCAATTAGATGAACATAACAAAGCCGACATTATTCGCGATATAGAAAATGATTTTAAAGAAGCCTACAAAGGCATTATAAGATTGCCGGCGGAGGCGCGTTTGGGCGTATATGTGGCATATCGTTATTATTTAAAATTGCTGTATCAATTACAAAAAAAGCCTGCCCAACAAATCCTGCGGCAACGTGTTCGCGTTTCCAATCCCCATAAAATGCTCATTTTGTGCCATTCTTATTTGCGCTATAAAGCCAATTTTTTGTAA
- a CDS encoding ABC transporter substrate-binding protein, which produces MYGRFFCFCITTGLLTVFFAACRPAAPAKPLPQKVFRLNLSSAVYSLDPAFAKDLNTMNIALQVFNGLVQLDEYAQVQPCVAKSWDISEDGRTYTFHLRRDVRFHDCPAFGSDEERVLTAHDVVFSFKRLISPELAAPGAWVFNGKTDSIAPFTALNDSTFQLRLLQPFRPILGILTMQYCSIVSEKAVQYFGKDFRHHPIGSGAFAFRAWKENEALILLKNKDYWEKDKAGIPLPHIDAVRFSFTESKKTAYLRFIEGDLDYLSGIDASYKDELLTPEGNLQERWKEKILLRRVPYFNTEYLGIKMDSGSHSPLQIRAVRQALNYAIDRREMLRVLRNQVGRAAEQGFLPHATAAYDSTLSGYTYQPERAKKLVRDAAISGKVPPITLETTSSYADLCVYMQKQWANVGITTHIELLPPAHLREKMAKGESNFFRASWIGDYPDEETFMSVFYSKNPAPPNYTRFHNAAFDALYEQALQAANDTIRRRLYRKMDSLIVYEAPVVPLFYDEVLRFLSKKIKRLPDNGFNLLNMKYIELEEK; this is translated from the coding sequence ATGTACGGGCGTTTTTTTTGTTTTTGTATTACAACGGGCTTGCTCACTGTTTTTTTTGCGGCGTGCCGCCCTGCTGCGCCTGCCAAGCCACTGCCCCAAAAAGTGTTTCGCCTGAATTTGTCGTCTGCCGTATATTCCTTAGATCCCGCTTTTGCCAAAGACCTCAACACCATGAATATCGCCCTGCAAGTATTCAATGGTTTGGTGCAATTAGACGAGTACGCGCAAGTGCAACCCTGTGTGGCAAAAAGCTGGGACATCAGCGAAGACGGGCGCACTTACACCTTCCACCTGCGCCGCGATGTGCGTTTTCACGATTGCCCCGCTTTTGGCAGCGACGAAGAGCGCGTACTCACCGCCCACGATGTAGTGTTCAGTTTCAAGCGGCTCATCAGCCCCGAACTCGCCGCCCCGGGTGCGTGGGTATTCAACGGAAAAACAGACAGCATCGCGCCCTTTACTGCTCTCAACGACAGCACTTTTCAGTTGCGCCTGCTGCAGCCCTTCCGCCCCATCTTAGGCATACTCACCATGCAATATTGCTCCATTGTTTCCGAAAAAGCTGTACAATATTTCGGCAAAGATTTTCGCCATCACCCTATTGGCAGCGGCGCATTTGCTTTCAGGGCGTGGAAAGAAAACGAAGCATTGATTTTGCTCAAAAATAAAGATTACTGGGAAAAAGATAAAGCAGGAATACCACTACCTCATATAGATGCTGTTCGTTTTTCTTTTACCGAAAGCAAAAAAACAGCTTATCTGCGCTTTATTGAAGGCGATTTGGATTATTTGTCGGGTATTGATGCTTCTTATAAAGATGAATTGCTCACGCCCGAAGGCAATTTGCAGGAACGCTGGAAAGAAAAAATTCTGCTGCGCCGCGTGCCATATTTCAACACCGAATATTTAGGAATAAAAATGGACAGCGGCAGCCACTCCCCCCTACAAATCCGTGCGGTGCGACAGGCTCTCAACTACGCTATCGACCGCCGCGAAATGCTGCGCGTGTTGCGCAATCAGGTGGGCAGAGCCGCCGAGCAGGGTTTTTTGCCGCATGCCACCGCCGCCTACGACAGCACGTTGAGCGGCTACACCTACCAGCCAGAGCGTGCCAAAAAATTGGTGCGCGATGCTGCAATCAGCGGCAAAGTGCCACCTATTACTTTGGAAACAACTTCCTCTTACGCCGATTTGTGCGTGTATATGCAAAAACAATGGGCTAATGTGGGTATCACCACCCATATTGAATTGTTGCCGCCCGCCCATCTGCGCGAAAAAATGGCGAAAGGCGAAAGCAATTTTTTCCGCGCCTCGTGGATTGGCGATTATCCCGATGAAGAAACATTTATGAGCGTTTTTTACAGCAAAAACCCCGCACCGCCCAATTATACCCGCTTTCACAATGCCGCTTTTGATGCCTTGTACGAACAAGCCCTGCAAGCAGCCAACGATACAATACGCCGCCGCCTGTATCGCAAAATGGATAGTTTAATTGTATATGAAGCTCCCGTAGTGCCTTTATTTTATGATGAAGTATTGCGTTTTTTATCCAAAAAAATAAAAAGATTGCCCGACAACGGTTTCAATCTGCTGAATATGAAATATATAGAGTTGGAAGAAAAGTAA
- the crtI gene encoding phytoene desaturase: MTASKVAIIGSGFSALSAACYLAKAGYTVEIFEKNTQFGGRARQLKKDGFTFDIGPTFYWMPDVFDDFFADFSKKTSDYYQLHRLNPSYEVYFGEGEQIRIADNLPEIQATFEAKEKGSAARLQRFLSQAKDNYDIAIKDLVYQPGEHLFEIINTKTAAKLGLFVRSVQGQVRSQFRHEQLRKVLEFPVLFLGAKPSDTPAFYNFMNYADFVLGTWHPQGGMYQVVEALLALARSLGVVLHADAPVSKIATQNRRALGIESQGHFYPCDIVLSGADYHHTEQLLPADLRQYSEQYWNKRTFAPSALLFFVGFSEKLQNVAHHTLFFDTDFEAHAACIYDTPAPPSEPLFYASFPSKSDATCAPPHQEAGIFLIPLAPALPDSEALRQQYFDKIMERLQEKTQQNVRDLILFSQSYGVNDFVQDYHSYKGNAYGLANTLLQTHFLRPKLKSKKVENLYFTGQLTVPGPGVPPSLISGKIVSDLICKYHEIFV, encoded by the coding sequence ATGACTGCTTCCAAAGTCGCCATTATCGGCTCCGGTTTTTCTGCTTTATCTGCTGCCTGCTATTTGGCAAAAGCAGGATATACTGTGGAAATTTTTGAAAAAAACACACAATTCGGAGGGCGGGCGCGGCAGTTGAAAAAAGATGGCTTTACATTTGACATAGGACCCACTTTTTATTGGATGCCTGATGTATTTGATGACTTTTTTGCCGATTTTAGCAAAAAAACTTCAGATTATTACCAACTTCACCGCCTCAATCCTTCTTATGAAGTGTATTTCGGCGAGGGTGAGCAAATCCGTATTGCCGACAACCTGCCGGAGATTCAGGCAACTTTTGAAGCGAAAGAAAAAGGAAGCGCAGCCCGTTTGCAGCGGTTCTTGAGTCAGGCAAAAGACAATTATGATATTGCCATCAAAGATTTGGTGTATCAGCCCGGTGAGCATCTTTTTGAAATCATCAATACCAAAACTGCCGCAAAATTGGGGCTTTTTGTGCGCAGTGTTCAGGGGCAGGTGCGCTCGCAATTCCGTCATGAGCAATTAAGGAAGGTGTTGGAATTTCCGGTACTTTTTCTCGGCGCAAAACCCTCCGATACGCCCGCTTTTTACAATTTTATGAATTACGCCGACTTTGTGCTGGGCACTTGGCATCCGCAGGGTGGTATGTATCAGGTGGTAGAGGCTTTGTTGGCGTTGGCGCGTTCTTTGGGTGTAGTATTGCACGCAGATGCACCCGTTTCCAAAATAGCAACACAAAACCGCCGCGCGCTTGGTATTGAAAGTCAGGGGCATTTTTATCCTTGCGATATTGTATTGAGCGGAGCCGATTATCATCATACCGAACAATTATTGCCCGCCGATTTGCGGCAATATTCGGAGCAATATTGGAACAAAAGAACCTTTGCGCCTTCGGCTTTGCTGTTTTTTGTGGGATTTAGTGAAAAATTGCAAAATGTGGCGCATCATACCTTGTTTTTTGATACCGATTTTGAGGCGCACGCCGCCTGTATTTACGATACACCTGCCCCGCCTTCCGAGCCTCTGTTTTATGCGAGTTTTCCGAGTAAAAGCGATGCCACTTGTGCGCCGCCGCATCAAGAAGCAGGTATTTTTTTGATACCCTTAGCTCCTGCACTTCCCGATTCGGAGGCTTTGAGGCAGCAATATTTTGACAAAATAATGGAACGCCTGCAAGAAAAAACACAACAAAATGTACGCGACCTGATTTTGTTCAGCCAGTCGTATGGAGTCAATGATTTTGTACAGGATTATCATTCCTACAAAGGCAATGCTTACGGATTGGCGAATACTTTGTTGCAAACACATTTTTTACGACCAAAATTAAAAAGCAAAAAAGTAGAGAACCTATATTTTACCGGACAACTCACCGTGCCCGGACCAGGCGTGCCGCCAAGTTTGATTTCTGGAAAAATAGTCAGCGACCTTATTTGTAAATACCATGAAATCTTTGTTTGA
- a CDS encoding sterol desaturase family protein gives MEYLLYFFVTLFTFVVMEGIIWCTHKYVMHGFLWYLHEEQHKLGYPPIFEKNDAFFIIFAIPSIVLFYYGVQPSLNYLFFIGLGILCYGAAYFLVHDVLIHQRFKWFKRIKNPYLIGLRKAHKVHHKHLDKEDGECFGMLNVPRKYFKQAQGIS, from the coding sequence ATGGAGTATCTTCTTTATTTTTTTGTCACGTTGTTCACCTTTGTTGTGATGGAAGGCATTATTTGGTGTACGCATAAATATGTGATGCACGGTTTTTTGTGGTATTTGCACGAAGAACAACACAAACTCGGCTATCCGCCTATTTTTGAAAAAAATGATGCTTTTTTTATCATTTTCGCCATACCCAGTATTGTGTTGTTTTATTATGGCGTGCAGCCTTCGCTCAATTATTTGTTTTTTATCGGGCTTGGTATTTTGTGCTATGGCGCAGCTTATTTTTTAGTGCATGATGTGTTGATTCATCAGCGTTTCAAATGGTTTAAACGAATAAAAAACCCTTATTTGATTGGCTTGCGCAAAGCACACAAAGTGCATCATAAGCATTTGGATAAAGAAGACGGCGAATGTTTTGGTATGCTGAATGTGCCGCGCAAATATTTCAAACAAGCGCAGGGGATTTCGTGA